CGCTTTCCGGCCCACTCCCCGCCGCGCTCGCGAAGCCCACCACCGGCGCGCCGCTCTCCGCCGCCGCGATCCGTGGCCCCGCGGAAGCCATCCACCCTGCCCCGCCCACCAGCAGCAGCGCCGCCGAGGCCGTGAGGATGGAGCGCGTGCTCGTACGCCCTAGAACGCCGTTCTCGTGACCGCTCATAGTCCGTAGTACCGTGTCATGATCGCACCCCTCCACGCCAACCTGCACGTTTGTGCTCGGAACGCGCCGAGTTGCCAGAGAGGGGGCGGCGGCGGGCAATCCACAACCCAACCTCCCTCAATCGGCTCCTAAGTCAAGCAGCGACAGGGTTTCTTGTTCGACAGTCTTACCGAGACCTATCGTTCGATCCAACTCTTCCAACAACCGATCCATGGCCGCGACGAATTTCCGCCGTGCTCTGTTGGTGGGAGTACTGATTCGCGGTTGCGTTGCGACGGTGTCTCGGAAGTCGGCCATAACACCGCGGGATTCGATGTTGGCCGAGATGAGTCCGCGGAGGTTTGTTAAGATACCCAACAATGATTCTTCCGACCGCGCGAAGTCCGTGCTCAACGCAAGCGCTCCGGAGAGCGATGAAAAAGCTTGATCTGCCGCTGCCGCAAACCGGGGACGCTGTTGATCCAGTCGGGCGGCGAATGTCTCCATGTCGTCAGCGTACGCCTTCGCTGCCCGCCACATCGGCCTCGGGTCGTCCGCTGCGATCGCGACAGCTGCCTCCATCTCTTTGGTTCGTTCGACAATCCGAGATGTGTATCCGCGGGTCTCTAGAGTGAGCTCCGTTAGGACACCAGACATCGCCTCAAACCCTTCGACCCCATCTTTGACAAGATCCAAAAAGCCAGCTTCGTCCTCGTCGCTCGATTCAGTGAAATTGGACTGGGCAGTTCCCAGCGCTTCACGTGCGTTCTGCAGCATCACGGAGGCACCGGTAGAATCCGCCGCTGCCGCAAGCTCCTGCACCTGTCTACTTAGATGGATCCGGAGGAGGGTAGCGAAGTCCTCCCGACCTGCGAACGTCCAGTAGAGTGTGCCCTTCGGACCCAACTGCTCCCGAAAGTCGTTGATGCGCTTCAACTGATCGGGATCAAGGCTAGTCGGATCAATCGGAGCGGTTTTGAAATAAAACATGATTCTGAGTGCGGATGGATCAGCCCGGAACCGATCATACGCGCGCTGAAACTCCTCACCTGTCCCCGAATCGCTCCTGGGCGTCGGAGTACCAAAGCGCGTCCAAAGCAAGCCTAAAAAGATGTCGTAGTCGTCGGCAATCTGATGATTGATGACTGACTGCGCATCCGCTCCCATCGCGGGAAACGCGTGAGTTTCCCACTTGATAACCTCTATCCGGAGCGCGAGATGCTTGCTCCAGGTGAGGTTCAGTTCGCTCACCACCTCGTCAACCACTGCGCGCTCTTCAGCCACGTCCGAAGGAGAAGCGACGAAAAGGCGAAAAACAGTTTCTATACGCGGCATCGTCGGGTACCTGGAAAGCTGGGAAGGAGTGGAGCGACAGAACCCGTCTACCACGTTTGTAGCCACGCGCGCGCCAACCTGCACGTTCGGTGCTCAGAGTGTACCGAGTCGGATCCGGCGGACGCAGGCGGTGACGATCCCCACGCACGACGCGCCGCCTCGGTCCTGACGGCGGCGCGATCGTCTGCGTGATGGCGCGATGCGGCTAGGGCTGCGCGTTCGCGGCGTCGCAATCCTCCGGACCCATGATCTGCCGGACCTCGGCCTCGCCCTCCCAGCCGGGCCAGTGCTCCCGGTGCAGGTTCATCAGCCACACGGCGCCCTCCACGGCCTCCTCGCGCGAGTTGGCCGCGACGATCCCGTACCCGCCCACGACCTCCTTGGTCTCGGCGAAGGGCCCATCGACCACGTTCACCGTGCC
This region of Longimicrobium sp. genomic DNA includes:
- a CDS encoding DUF4062 domain-containing protein; the encoded protein is MPRIETVFRLFVASPSDVAEERAVVDEVVSELNLTWSKHLALRIEVIKWETHAFPAMGADAQSVINHQIADDYDIFLGLLWTRFGTPTPRSDSGTGEEFQRAYDRFRADPSALRIMFYFKTAPIDPTSLDPDQLKRINDFREQLGPKGTLYWTFAGREDFATLLRIHLSRQVQELAAAADSTGASVMLQNAREALGTAQSNFTESSDEDEAGFLDLVKDGVEGFEAMSGVLTELTLETRGYTSRIVERTKEMEAAVAIAADDPRPMWRAAKAYADDMETFAARLDQQRPRFAAAADQAFSSLSGALALSTDFARSEESLLGILTNLRGLISANIESRGVMADFRDTVATQPRISTPTNRARRKFVAAMDRLLEELDRTIGLGKTVEQETLSLLDLGAD
- a CDS encoding YciI family protein, with translation MTFVKCPENCGPPPQSFMEAMGKASEEASRAGTLLDTGGLAPSAMSTRVRLYGGTVNVVDGPFAETKEVVGGYGIVAANSREEAVEGAVWLMNLHREHWPGWEGEAEVRQIMGPEDCDAANAQP